From a single Bacillus pumilus genomic region:
- the topA gene encoding type I DNA topoisomerase, producing the protein MADYLVIVESPAKAKTIERYLGKKYKVKASMGHVRDLPKSQLGVDTEHDFEPRYITIRGKGPVLKELKTAAKKAKKVYLAADPDREGEAIAWHLAHSLDLDLSSDCRVVFNEITKDAIKDSFKHPRMINMDLVDAQQARRILDRLVGYKISPILWKKVKKGLSAGRVQSVALRLIIDRENEINEFKPEEYWTIDGTFLKGKESFEASFFGVNGKKHPLKTKEDVKEILSKLKGTKFSVEKVTKKERKRNPAVPFTTSTLQQEAARKLNFRAKKTMMIAQQLYEGIDLGKEGTVGLITYMRTDSTRISNTAIEEVSAFIDQTYGKNFLNTTKRTAKKNDNAQDAHEAIRPTSTLRKPADVKHVLSRDQLRLYKLIWERFVASQMAPAVLDTMSVDLDNNGLTFRANGSKVKFPGFMKVYVEGKDDQLEEKDKMLPDLKEGDTVLSKDIEPEQHFTQPPPRYTEARLVKTLEELGIGRPSTYAPTLDTIQKRGYVSLDNKRFIPTELGEIVLSLIIEFFPEIINVEFTAKMEKELDSVEEGTIEWVRIIDSFYQDFAKRVEKAEAEMQEVEIEPEYAGVDCEECGHPMVYKMGRYGKFMACSNFPDCRNTKPIVKDIGVKCPTCHEGNIVERKSKKRRIFYGCDRFPECEFVSWDKPIERKCPKCENMLVEKKLKKGMQVQCVSCDYKEEPQK; encoded by the coding sequence ATTGAGCGTTATTTAGGTAAAAAGTATAAAGTAAAGGCTTCAATGGGACACGTAAGGGATTTACCGAAAAGTCAGCTTGGTGTTGACACTGAGCATGATTTCGAACCGAGATATATTACGATTCGCGGGAAAGGCCCCGTTTTAAAGGAATTAAAAACAGCGGCGAAAAAAGCAAAGAAAGTCTATCTCGCAGCTGACCCCGATAGAGAGGGAGAAGCGATTGCTTGGCATTTAGCGCATAGTCTTGACCTTGACCTCTCTTCTGACTGCCGTGTTGTCTTTAATGAGATTACAAAAGATGCGATTAAAGATTCCTTTAAGCATCCACGTATGATCAACATGGATTTAGTTGATGCACAGCAGGCGAGACGGATTTTAGATCGTCTTGTTGGGTATAAGATCAGTCCGATTTTATGGAAGAAAGTTAAAAAGGGATTAAGTGCTGGCCGTGTGCAATCTGTTGCACTACGACTAATTATTGATCGCGAAAATGAAATTAATGAGTTTAAACCAGAAGAATACTGGACAATTGACGGTACATTCCTAAAAGGCAAAGAAAGCTTCGAAGCAAGTTTCTTTGGCGTCAATGGGAAAAAGCATCCACTGAAAACAAAAGAAGATGTAAAAGAAATCCTTTCGAAACTAAAAGGGACCAAATTCTCTGTAGAGAAAGTGACGAAAAAAGAGCGTAAACGTAATCCAGCTGTTCCGTTTACAACATCTACTTTACAGCAGGAGGCTGCCAGAAAATTAAACTTCCGTGCGAAAAAGACGATGATGATTGCACAGCAATTATATGAAGGAATTGATCTTGGTAAAGAAGGTACAGTCGGACTCATTACATATATGAGAACAGACTCAACACGTATTTCCAATACGGCGATTGAAGAAGTATCTGCTTTCATTGATCAGACGTACGGTAAGAATTTCTTGAATACAACAAAACGAACCGCCAAAAAGAATGATAATGCACAAGATGCTCACGAAGCCATCAGACCGACTTCTACATTAAGAAAACCAGCAGATGTCAAACATGTCCTAAGCCGTGATCAGCTTCGTCTGTATAAATTGATTTGGGAACGATTTGTGGCAAGCCAAATGGCACCGGCTGTTCTTGATACAATGAGTGTAGACCTTGACAATAACGGACTTACATTCCGTGCTAACGGAAGTAAAGTGAAATTCCCTGGATTCATGAAGGTATATGTGGAGGGGAAAGACGACCAGCTAGAAGAAAAGGACAAAATGCTGCCTGATCTGAAAGAAGGCGATACGGTTCTTTCAAAAGATATCGAACCTGAACAGCACTTCACGCAGCCGCCCCCACGCTACACTGAGGCAAGACTTGTTAAAACACTTGAAGAGCTAGGAATCGGTCGACCGTCTACGTATGCACCAACGTTAGATACGATTCAAAAGCGCGGCTATGTCTCACTTGATAACAAACGGTTTATTCCAACAGAACTTGGAGAAATTGTTCTGAGCTTGATCATTGAATTCTTCCCTGAAATCATTAACGTGGAATTCACAGCGAAAATGGAAAAAGAACTTGATAGCGTTGAAGAAGGTACGATTGAGTGGGTGCGCATTATCGACAGCTTCTATCAAGACTTTGCAAAACGCGTAGAAAAAGCAGAAGCAGAGATGCAAGAAGTTGAGATTGAACCTGAATACGCCGGGGTTGACTGTGAAGAGTGCGGACATCCAATGGTGTACAAAATGGGTAGATACGGTAAGTTCATGGCATGTTCTAACTTCCCTGACTGCCGTAACACAAAACCAATTGTGAAAGACATCGGTGTGAAATGCCCGACTTGTCACGAAGGAAACATCGTTGAACGAAAATCTAAAAAACGCCGCATTTTTTATGGCTGTGATCGTTTTCCAGAGTGTGAATTCGTTTCTTGGGACAAACCAATTGAAAGAAAGTGTCCAAAATGCGAAAATATGCTTGTAGAGAAAAAGCTGAAAAAAGGCATGCAGGTTCAATGTGTGAGCTGTGATTATAAAGAGGAACCACAAAAATAG
- the trmFO gene encoding FADH(2)-oxidizing methylenetetrahydrofolate--tRNA-(uracil(54)-C(5))-methyltransferase TrmFO, whose amino-acid sequence MSQFVNVIGAGLAGSEAAWQIAKRGIKVNLYEMRPVKQTPAHHTDKFAELVCSNSLRANALTNAVGVLKEEMRHLDSAIIAAADESSVPAGGALAVDRHEFAANVTERVKNHPNVTVFQEEVQSIPEGPTIIATGPLTSEALSKELKTLTGEEYLYFYDAAAPILEKDSIDMDKVYLKSRYDKGEAAYLNCPMTEEEFDRFYEALISAETVPLKEFEKEIFFEGCMPIEVMAKRGKKTMLFGPMKPVGLEDPKTGKRPYAVVQLRQDDAAGTLYNIVGFQTHLKWGDQKEVFRLIPGLEEAEIVRYGVMHRNTFINSPSLLKPTYQFKNRDDLFFAGQMTGVEGYVESAASGLVAGINAARFVKGEELVTLPEETAIGSMAYYITSTNKKSFQPMNANFGLLKDLGVRIKNKQERYAEYAKRAIETIQTISKSL is encoded by the coding sequence ATGAGTCAATTTGTAAATGTGATCGGAGCAGGTTTAGCCGGAAGTGAAGCGGCTTGGCAAATTGCCAAGCGCGGAATTAAAGTCAATTTGTATGAAATGAGACCTGTCAAACAAACGCCAGCTCACCACACGGATAAATTTGCAGAGCTTGTATGCAGCAATTCACTGCGTGCGAACGCTTTGACGAATGCGGTAGGTGTATTAAAGGAAGAAATGCGTCATTTAGATTCAGCCATTATCGCAGCAGCAGATGAAAGCTCAGTCCCTGCTGGCGGAGCGCTAGCGGTAGATCGTCATGAATTTGCAGCAAACGTCACTGAGCGCGTGAAAAACCACCCGAATGTTACGGTCTTTCAAGAAGAAGTGCAAAGCATTCCAGAAGGTCCGACAATTATTGCGACAGGCCCGCTTACATCTGAAGCACTTTCAAAAGAATTAAAAACGTTAACAGGTGAAGAGTATCTCTATTTCTATGATGCAGCGGCACCAATTCTAGAAAAAGATAGCATTGATATGGATAAGGTGTACTTAAAATCACGCTATGACAAAGGAGAGGCTGCTTATTTAAACTGTCCAATGACAGAAGAGGAATTTGATCGTTTCTATGAGGCGCTCATTTCTGCAGAGACTGTGCCATTAAAAGAATTCGAAAAAGAAATCTTCTTTGAAGGCTGTATGCCAATTGAAGTCATGGCGAAAAGAGGAAAGAAAACGATGCTGTTTGGCCCGATGAAGCCAGTAGGACTTGAAGATCCGAAAACAGGAAAAAGACCTTACGCTGTTGTTCAATTAAGACAGGATGATGCAGCAGGTACTTTATATAATATCGTTGGCTTCCAAACACATTTGAAGTGGGGAGATCAAAAGGAAGTATTTCGCTTGATTCCAGGTCTTGAAGAAGCAGAGATTGTTCGTTACGGCGTTATGCACCGCAATACTTTTATTAATTCACCAAGTCTTTTAAAACCAACTTATCAGTTTAAAAATAGAGACGATCTATTCTTTGCCGGCCAAATGACAGGTGTTGAGGGCTATGTCGAGTCCGCAGCTTCCGGGCTAGTGGCTGGAATTAACGCGGCTCGTTTTGTCAAAGGAGAAGAGCTTGTGACACTTCCCGAGGAAACAGCGATTGGTAGTATGGCCTATTACATCACATCGACAAATAAGAAGAGCTTCCAGCCGATGAATGCGAATTTTGGCTTGCTGAAGGATCTTGGTGTTCGAATTAAAAACAAACAAGAGCGTTATGCAGAGTACGCTAAGCGCGCAATCGAAACTATTCAAACTATTTCGAAATCTCTGTAG
- the xerC gene encoding tyrosine recombinase XerC, whose amino-acid sequence MTNKQRLVHLFIEYLQIEKNYSALTISGYTEAIEEFVRFMNIQGIDGFEEVSYQDTRIYLTEAYEKGLTRRTISKKVSALRSFYKFLLREQLVKENPFLLVSLPKQDKRIPSFLYEEELKELFTVSDVSTPLGQRNQAILELLYATGMRVSELCSLKESDLDLSMDTVLVHGKGSKQRYVPFGSYAHEALITYLEDGRQKLKAKGKDRAVAYVFLNQRGAPLTDRGVRFILTELMKKASGTLHIHPHMLRHTFATHLLNEGADLRSVQELLGHSNLSSTQVYTHVSKDSLRNTYMSHHPRAFKRS is encoded by the coding sequence ATGACGAATAAACAGCGTCTTGTCCACTTATTCATTGAATATCTGCAAATTGAAAAAAACTATTCAGCTTTAACGATCTCAGGATATACAGAAGCCATAGAAGAATTTGTCAGATTTATGAACATTCAAGGAATAGACGGTTTTGAAGAGGTATCCTATCAAGATACGAGAATTTATTTAACAGAAGCTTATGAAAAAGGCCTGACAAGAAGAACGATTAGTAAGAAAGTCTCTGCGCTTCGCAGCTTTTATAAATTTCTATTAAGAGAACAGCTTGTGAAAGAAAATCCTTTTTTACTCGTTAGCTTACCAAAGCAGGATAAGCGAATTCCTTCATTTTTGTATGAAGAGGAACTAAAAGAGCTTTTTACAGTTTCTGATGTCAGCACACCGCTCGGACAAAGAAATCAGGCAATTTTAGAACTTCTTTATGCAACAGGTATGAGGGTCAGTGAGTTATGTTCATTAAAAGAATCTGATCTTGATTTATCGATGGATACAGTGCTTGTTCATGGGAAAGGCAGCAAGCAGAGGTATGTTCCTTTTGGTTCATATGCTCATGAAGCACTCATCACTTATTTAGAGGATGGAAGGCAGAAGCTGAAAGCGAAGGGGAAAGATCGTGCTGTTGCCTACGTGTTTTTGAATCAGCGCGGGGCGCCTCTTACAGACAGGGGCGTTCGATTCATTCTTACTGAATTAATGAAAAAGGCGTCTGGCACATTACATATCCATCCTCACATGTTAAGGCACACCTTTGCTACACACCTCTTAAACGAGGGGGCAGATTTGAGAAGTGTTCAAGAACTTCTCGGTCACTCAAATTTATCATCAACACAGGTGTACACGCATGTATCAAAAGATTCTTTAAGAAACACGTACATGTCTCATCACCCAAGGGCTTTTAAACGATCCTAA
- the hslV gene encoding ATP-dependent protease subunit HslV, whose protein sequence is MSSFHATTIFAVQHKGKSAMAGDGQVTFGQAVVMKHTAKKVRRLFGGKVLAGFAGSVADAFTLFEKFETKLEEYGGNLKRAAVELAKEWRSDKMLRQLEAMLIVMNKDSILLVSGTGEVIEPDDGILAIGSGGNYALSAGRALKTHAGDHLTAREIAHAALETAGEICVYTNDQITLEELE, encoded by the coding sequence ATGTCATCATTTCATGCAACAACCATCTTTGCCGTTCAACATAAAGGGAAAAGTGCGATGGCTGGTGACGGTCAAGTCACATTTGGGCAGGCTGTCGTGATGAAACACACGGCAAAAAAAGTGCGCCGTCTTTTCGGAGGCAAGGTGCTCGCAGGCTTTGCAGGTTCAGTAGCAGATGCATTTACACTCTTTGAAAAGTTTGAAACAAAGCTTGAAGAATATGGTGGTAACTTAAAGCGTGCAGCTGTCGAATTAGCGAAGGAATGGCGAAGTGACAAGATGCTCAGGCAGCTTGAGGCCATGCTGATCGTCATGAACAAAGACAGCATCCTGCTTGTCTCTGGGACAGGAGAGGTCATCGAACCAGATGACGGTATTTTGGCCATTGGCTCAGGCGGCAATTATGCGCTTAGCGCCGGGAGAGCACTTAAAACACATGCAGGTGATCACCTGACAGCAAGAGAGATCGCTCATGCAGCTCTTGAAACTGCCGGGGAAATTTGTGTCTACACGAACGATCAAATCACTTTAGAAGAGCTTGAATAG
- the hslU gene encoding HslU--HslV peptidase ATPase subunit — MEKKPFTPREIVEKLDQYIIGQLDAKKAVAVALRNRYRRSLLHDKLKDEVVPKNILMIGPTGVGKTEIARRIAKISGAPFIKVEATKFTEVGYVGRDVESMVRDLVETAIRIVKEEKMKDVQEEAEEQANKRLVHLLVPGKKKSQSMKNPFEMLFGGSDEDDRDRDQSNEEVELESTRKRIAHQLAMGELEDHYVTIEVEEQQPSMFDMLQGSGMEQMGMNMQDALGNLMPKKKKRRKLTVREARKALTAEEASKLIDMDEVSQEAVYKAEQQGIIFIDEIDKIAKSGGASSADVSREGVQRDILPIVEGSTVMTKYGAVKTDHVLFVAAGAFHMAKPSDLIPELQGRFPIRVELDKLSIEDFVKILTEPDNALLKQYKALLETEGISLEFSDDAIHKIAEVAYHVNQETDNIGARRLHTILEKLLEELSFEAPDITMETVTITPQYVEEKLGKIANNKDLSQFIL; from the coding sequence ATGGAGAAAAAGCCGTTCACCCCAAGAGAGATAGTTGAAAAGCTTGATCAATACATCATTGGTCAGCTTGATGCGAAAAAAGCAGTGGCGGTGGCTTTAAGAAACCGTTACAGAAGAAGCCTTTTACATGATAAGCTAAAGGATGAAGTCGTTCCGAAAAATATTTTAATGATCGGCCCAACAGGTGTGGGGAAAACAGAGATAGCCCGCAGAATTGCCAAAATTTCTGGTGCGCCTTTTATTAAAGTGGAAGCGACGAAGTTTACTGAAGTTGGTTACGTCGGCCGTGATGTAGAATCGATGGTCAGAGATCTAGTTGAGACAGCGATCAGAATTGTCAAAGAAGAAAAGATGAAAGACGTCCAAGAAGAAGCGGAAGAACAAGCAAATAAACGTCTTGTTCATTTACTTGTTCCTGGTAAGAAGAAAAGCCAGTCTATGAAAAATCCATTTGAGATGCTGTTTGGTGGTTCTGATGAAGATGACCGTGATCGAGATCAATCAAATGAAGAAGTTGAACTTGAATCGACAAGAAAGCGAATCGCTCATCAACTAGCAATGGGAGAACTTGAAGATCATTATGTCACGATCGAAGTGGAAGAACAGCAGCCGTCTATGTTTGATATGCTTCAAGGCTCGGGTATGGAGCAAATGGGCATGAATATGCAGGATGCGCTCGGCAATCTCATGCCTAAAAAGAAAAAACGCAGAAAGTTGACCGTCAGAGAAGCAAGAAAGGCGTTAACTGCTGAGGAAGCTTCAAAACTGATTGATATGGATGAAGTCAGTCAGGAAGCCGTCTATAAAGCAGAACAGCAAGGGATTATTTTTATCGACGAAATCGACAAAATCGCCAAAAGCGGTGGTGCATCTTCTGCAGATGTTTCTCGTGAAGGGGTTCAGCGTGATATTTTACCGATTGTAGAAGGCTCAACGGTGATGACGAAATATGGGGCAGTGAAAACAGACCACGTGCTTTTTGTAGCAGCAGGTGCATTTCATATGGCGAAACCATCAGATTTGATTCCAGAGCTTCAAGGGCGCTTCCCAATACGTGTAGAATTAGATAAATTAAGTATCGAAGACTTTGTGAAGATCTTAACGGAACCAGATAACGCATTATTAAAGCAATATAAAGCTTTACTTGAAACAGAAGGTATATCTCTTGAATTTTCTGACGATGCTATTCATAAGATTGCCGAAGTGGCTTATCATGTCAATCAGGAGACAGATAACATCGGTGCAAGAAGGCTTCATACCATACTTGAGAAGCTGCTTGAAGAGCTCTCATTTGAGGCGCCTGATATTACAATGGAGACAGTGACCATTACCCCTCAGTATGTAGAAGAGAAGCTAGGAAAGATCGCAAATAACAAAGACTTAAGTCAATTTATACTTTAA
- the codY gene encoding GTP-sensing pleiotropic transcriptional regulator CodY — translation MALLQKTRIINSMLQDAAGKPVNFKEMAETLRDVIDSNIFVLSRRGKLLGYSINQQIENPRMKKMLEDRQFPEEYTKSLFNVPETSSNLDINSEYTAFPIENRDLFESGLTTIVPIIGGGDRLGTLILSRLQDTFKDDDLILAEYGATVVGMEILREKAEEIEEEARSKAVVQMAISSLSYSELEAIEHIFEELDGNEGLLVASKIADRVGITRSVIVNALRKLESAGVIESRSLGMKGTYIKVLNNKFLIELENLKSH, via the coding sequence ATGGCGTTACTACAAAAAACAAGGATTATTAACTCAATGCTGCAAGATGCAGCGGGGAAACCAGTTAATTTCAAAGAAATGGCAGAAACATTGAGAGATGTCATTGATTCAAACATTTTCGTGTTAAGTAGAAGAGGGAAACTACTAGGCTACTCGATTAACCAACAGATTGAAAATCCACGTATGAAGAAAATGCTTGAAGACCGTCAGTTCCCTGAAGAATACACAAAGAGTCTATTCAATGTCCCTGAAACATCTTCAAACCTTGACATTAACAGTGAATATACAGCTTTTCCGATTGAGAACCGTGACTTATTCGAATCAGGTTTGACAACAATTGTCCCAATTATCGGCGGAGGAGATCGTTTAGGAACGTTAATCTTGTCTCGTTTGCAAGATACTTTCAAAGACGATGATTTGATTCTTGCTGAATACGGTGCAACAGTTGTTGGAATGGAGATCCTTCGCGAGAAAGCAGAGGAGATCGAAGAAGAAGCAAGAAGTAAAGCCGTTGTCCAAATGGCGATTAGTTCTCTCTCATATAGTGAGCTTGAAGCCATTGAGCACATCTTCGAAGAACTTGATGGCAATGAAGGGCTACTTGTCGCAAGTAAAATTGCTGACCGTGTAGGAATCACTCGTTCAGTGATCGTGAACGCCTTACGTAAGTTAGAAAGTGCAGGCGTCATCGAATCTCGTTCTCTTGGAATGAAGGGAACATACATCAAAGTGTTAAACAACAAATTTTTAATTGAACTCGAAAATTTAAAATCTCATTAA
- the flgB gene encoding flagellar basal body rod protein FlgB: MDIFSGTISNLENALGRANVKQKVISNNIANIDTPNYKSKNVAFHDMLNDASIKLDAKKTYQGHIDFSKTGSNYSVVSSNRTSYQENGNNVDIDQEMSELAKNQIQYNALVERMSGKFNSLKTVLTGGK, translated from the coding sequence TTGGATATATTTTCTGGAACGATAAGCAACCTTGAGAATGCCTTGGGCAGAGCGAATGTTAAGCAAAAAGTCATAAGCAACAATATCGCGAATATAGACACACCGAACTACAAGTCGAAAAACGTCGCATTCCATGACATGCTAAATGATGCGTCGATCAAATTAGATGCTAAAAAAACATACCAAGGTCACATTGATTTTTCTAAAACAGGGTCTAATTATTCAGTTGTTTCAAGCAACCGTACTTCTTATCAAGAAAACGGAAATAATGTCGATATTGATCAAGAGATGAGTGAACTCGCTAAAAACCAAATTCAGTATAATGCGTTGGTTGAAAGAATGAGCGGAAAATTCAATTCTCTTAAAACAGTTTTGACAGGAGGTAAGTGA
- the flgC gene encoding flagellar basal body rod protein FlgC, whose product MSIFSGVNASASALTAQRLRMDVVSSNLANMDTTRAKQVDGNWEPYRRKLVTLQPSGESFSSILNSSMNSSGKLGNGVKVTKITEDETPFNLQYDPTNPDANENGYVQTPNVDPLKEMVDLISSSRSYEANVTALNANKSMLMKALEIGK is encoded by the coding sequence ATGTCGATTTTTTCAGGCGTTAACGCTTCGGCCTCAGCATTAACTGCACAGAGGCTCAGAATGGACGTTGTATCCTCTAACCTTGCAAATATGGATACAACAAGAGCTAAACAGGTTGATGGCAACTGGGAGCCTTATAGACGTAAACTCGTCACATTACAGCCGTCAGGTGAATCATTTTCATCTATATTGAACTCAAGTATGAATTCAAGCGGCAAATTAGGAAACGGCGTCAAAGTAACAAAGATTACAGAAGACGAAACTCCATTCAACCTTCAATATGATCCTACAAATCCCGATGCCAATGAAAATGGATATGTTCAAACACCTAATGTTGATCCATTAAAGGAAATGGTTGACCTCATCAGCAGCTCAAGGTCATATGAAGCAAACGTGACCGCACTAAATGCAAATAAAAGCATGCTGATGAAAGCTTTAGAAATAGGAAAGTAA
- the fliE gene encoding flagellar hook-basal body complex protein FliE: protein MVNAISPFQLQTAQQASELTNASSVQAAAPKSQTNFSDVLKNSIEALNQSQLKSDQYTNALAQGKDVNLDEVMIASQKASVTLTAATEFRNKAVEAYQEIMRMQM, encoded by the coding sequence TTGGTTAACGCAATATCTCCTTTCCAGCTTCAAACCGCTCAGCAAGCAAGTGAATTGACAAATGCATCGTCCGTTCAAGCGGCTGCACCTAAAAGTCAAACGAATTTCTCTGACGTGCTGAAGAATTCCATTGAGGCATTAAATCAATCACAGCTGAAATCAGACCAGTATACAAATGCTCTTGCACAAGGAAAAGATGTCAATCTAGATGAAGTCATGATTGCCTCACAAAAAGCGAGTGTGACACTCACAGCTGCAACGGAGTTTCGAAATAAAGCAGTCGAAGCGTACCAAGAGATTATGAGAATGCAGATGTAG
- the fliF gene encoding flagellar basal-body MS-ring/collar protein FliF yields MNRTLMQLRTRTVEFWRNRSKLQKILMIGGVAALAIIITVVSIFASSEKMVPLFRDLSEAEAGQIKQELDGKNVKSELANNGTTILVPEKQADSLKVTLASEGLPKTGNIDYSFFANNSGFGLTDNEFDVLKVDATQTELSNLINTIDGIKDSKVMINLPKDSVFVGEEQSNASASIVLQVERGYTLSPQQVKGLYHLISKSVPNLKTENIVIMDQDSNYYDLNSSSDSYASGMDAQQQKKEEIEKNLQRKIQQLLGTMMGQDKVAVSVTTDIDFTEEKRKEDLVEPVDKENMQGIAVSAEKIAETYSGNGAAAGGTAGTGDDDVTNYQGADGANGSGDYEKSEDRINYEVNRIHKDIKESPYKIRDVGIQALVEPPTANDVNSLTPERQDDIKKILSTIISTSIDKEYTNGQALTEADLDNKIVLSVSKLDGKQQTAAENPSNNIPIWVYIVGGVLLLAIIALIILLVRKRRKEEEEEFEFDERTPIHVPDIDTEPETEEMVRKNQLEKMAKEKPEDFAKLLRSWLSED; encoded by the coding sequence ATGAATCGTACTTTAATGCAATTAAGAACAAGAACAGTTGAGTTTTGGCGAAATCGATCAAAATTACAAAAAATACTTATGATTGGCGGCGTTGCTGCCCTAGCAATCATTATTACGGTTGTTAGCATCTTTGCTTCTTCTGAAAAAATGGTTCCGTTGTTTAGAGATTTGTCTGAGGCTGAAGCTGGGCAAATCAAACAGGAACTGGATGGCAAAAACGTTAAATCGGAACTTGCGAACAATGGAACAACGATTCTCGTTCCAGAAAAGCAAGCAGATTCCTTAAAAGTAACACTCGCATCTGAGGGTCTCCCTAAGACAGGGAATATTGATTACTCCTTCTTTGCGAACAATTCCGGCTTCGGTTTAACAGATAATGAATTTGATGTTCTGAAAGTAGACGCAACTCAGACAGAACTATCCAATCTGATCAACACAATTGATGGGATTAAAGATTCAAAAGTGATGATTAACCTGCCAAAAGATTCCGTTTTTGTTGGAGAAGAGCAAAGTAATGCATCAGCATCCATTGTGCTGCAAGTTGAACGTGGCTACACGCTCTCGCCGCAGCAAGTAAAAGGCCTTTATCATCTTATTTCAAAAAGTGTGCCGAATTTAAAAACAGAAAACATTGTCATTATGGACCAAGATTCTAACTACTACGACTTAAACAGCAGTTCCGATTCCTATGCAAGTGGAATGGATGCACAGCAGCAGAAAAAAGAGGAAATCGAAAAGAACCTCCAAAGAAAAATTCAGCAGCTGCTCGGAACAATGATGGGTCAAGATAAAGTTGCTGTATCAGTCACAACAGACATTGATTTTACTGAAGAGAAAAGAAAAGAAGATCTTGTAGAACCAGTTGATAAAGAAAACATGCAAGGCATCGCGGTCAGCGCTGAAAAGATTGCTGAAACGTATTCAGGAAATGGTGCAGCAGCTGGTGGCACCGCTGGAACAGGCGACGATGATGTAACAAATTATCAAGGTGCCGATGGAGCGAACGGAAGCGGAGATTACGAAAAGAGTGAAGATCGTATCAACTATGAAGTCAACCGCATCCACAAAGATATCAAAGAAAGTCCTTATAAAATTAGAGATGTTGGCATTCAAGCTTTGGTCGAACCACCAACAGCAAACGATGTAAACTCTTTAACGCCTGAAAGGCAAGATGATATCAAAAAGATTCTCTCAACGATCATTAGCACTTCAATTGACAAAGAATATACAAATGGTCAAGCGCTCACTGAAGCAGACCTAGATAACAAAATTGTTTTATCTGTATCAAAATTAGACGGTAAACAGCAAACTGCAGCAGAAAACCCATCAAACAATATTCCAATCTGGGTTTATATTGTAGGCGGTGTGCTACTACTTGCAATTATCGCTCTCATTATTCTTCTCGTGCGTAAACGCAGAAAAGAAGAAGAAGAAGAGTTTGAGTTTGATGAACGTACACCAATCCATGTTCCTGATATCGACACTGAACCAGAAACAGAAGAAATGGTGAGAAAAAATCAGCTTGAAAAAATGGCAAAAGAAAAACCAGAAGACTTTGCTAAATTGCTACGCAGCTGGCTGTCCGAGGATTAG